A single genomic interval of Abyssisolibacter fermentans harbors:
- the sigK gene encoding RNA polymerase sporulation sigma factor SigK, translating to MLCFIINFIQLLKPYLFFVGYISNANSFPEPLSKEEEEKYIILLEQGNEEAKNILIQRNLRLVAHIVKKYGNTNRETDDLISIGTIGLIKAISTFDRTKGSRLATYAARCIDNEILMTIRADKKIKSEVSLHDPIGVDKEGNEISLIDILGSEVDEVVDKVHLQIQIKKLYKKMSKVLRGREKTIIELRYGLTNVGDKTQREIAKNLGISRSYVSRIEKKAIEKLNKALTQSD from the coding sequence ATGTTGTGCTTCATTATAAATTTTATTCAATTATTGAAACCATATTTATTTTTTGTAGGTTATATTTCAAATGCAAATTCATTTCCAGAACCATTGTCAAAAGAAGAAGAAGAAAAGTATATAATTTTACTTGAACAAGGGAATGAAGAAGCTAAGAATATATTAATACAAAGAAATTTAAGATTAGTAGCACATATTGTAAAAAAATACGGTAACACCAATAGAGAAACAGATGATTTGATATCTATAGGAACAATAGGTTTAATAAAAGCAATATCCACCTTCGATAGAACAAAAGGAAGCAGACTTGCAACATATGCAGCAAGATGTATAGACAACGAGATATTAATGACTATAAGAGCAGACAAAAAAATTAAGTCAGAAGTATCATTACATGACCCGATTGGAGTAGATAAAGAAGGCAATGAGATATCATTAATAGATATATTAGGTTCAGAAGTAGATGAAGTAGTAGATAAAGTTCATTTACAAATACAAATAAAAAAGCTGTATAAAAAAATGAGCAAAGTACTTAGAGGAAGGGAAAAGACGATTATAGAACTAAGATATGGTTTGACAAATGTAGGAGACAAAACACAAAGAGAGATAGCTAAAAATTTAGGTATATCAAGGTCGTATGTATCTAGGATCGAGAAGAAGGCAATAGAGAAATTGAATAAAGCGTTGACGCAATCGGATT